Genomic segment of Anaerolineae bacterium:
TTGGCCCCAGCAGGCCAAACAACTCGCCCTGTTCAATATTTAGATTGATATTTTTTAGCGCATTAATCTCTCTGATGCGGCTCTTTAAAAAACCGGCGCGCTCTTTAACGTAATAAGTTTTGGCTAAATCTGTGATGGTAATAATGGCCGGCATTAGCTATTTCCTTTTTTGGCGTGGGCAATCCCAAGTTATCTATAGTACTAATACCCTGTTTTTTGGTGGTGTTCAGGCCTATAATTTATGATATAATTGGATTCCAGGTAGTTTACCTGCTTAAAATTCTATCACGATTTTTGGGTTATCACAAAAGGGGCGTTAAATGAATCTGCCCGCAACGGAATATAACATCAAGCCCTATATTTACTCTTCTGGTCGGGACCCCCTGGCCTTGATTCCCCACCACCAACAGGAGCGACACCTTGCCGGCAAACAGCTTTGATATTCAAATTGCGCACAGTATTGAGGAAGTTGGCCAGGCGGCCTGGGACGATTTGGCCGGGGGACATCCTTTTGCCCATTATCGCTGGTATCGTTATGCCGAGGCGGTGCTGGCCGATGACCTGCCCATTTATATTATCCTGGCCCACAGTGGCCGGCCCGTGGCCCGGGCCACGTTTTGGCTCAAACGGCAGGAAGCCATAGAGCTTTCGTCAAAACTGGCGCGCCGTTTGGTGGAAATGATTTTGCGGCGTTGGCCGTTGTTAGTGTGCCGCACGCCCCTGGTAGATATGCCGGGCCTAATTTTGCCCGACCCGCCGCTGCGTGAAGCAGCCCGGCAAGTTATTACCCAGGTGGCCCAGGAGCAAGCGCGCCGGTATCGCGCCTCTTTTCTGGTTTTTGATTATTTAGAACGGGAGGAGACCGAACGGCCGGGTTGGGCGAACATACTTATCCCCACCACACTCCCGGACCCCGGCACACACCTGGACATCACCTGGCCTGATTTTGAGAGTTACCTCCAGCACTTGAGCAAAAAGACCCGCCGCCAATACCGGCTCAACTGCAACCGCGCCGCCGACCTGGGCATTGAGATCAAACGGCATGCGCCGCCGGCGCCGGACGAAACTACCCTGGAACAGGCTGTTTCGTTGATCCATGCCGTGGAAACATATCATGGCTCGCCGCCTACGCCCTGGACGCAGCCGATGCTAAGCCACGCCGGTATGGTCGAGGCCACCTGGTTGACCGCCGAACTGGAGGGGCGTTTGGTAGGCTGCGCTACTTTTTTTCAAGATGGGGCTACCGGCCTTATGACCATGCTGGGGCGGGATTACGAGGTCCAGTACGCTTACTTTCAATTGATTTACGAAGCCATTTGCTGCACCATTGAAGCAGGCGTGCGCGTGTTACGGGGCGGCAGCGGCGCCTATGAAATGAAAGAACGGCTGGGTTTTCAAGTGGAAAGCAACAATTACCTGGCTTATGCTACTCATCATCGCGGCTTGCAGTGGTTAGCCTGCCGGCTCACGCCGGAATGAAGATAACCGGGCCGCCCCAAAAACCGGTCCGGCAGGGTCAAATTGGAGATAGATTATCATGAAGAATCTTTTTAAACCACCCCCCCTGGATTTACCTGAAGATAAGTATAAAAACCTGATCTTTAACTACTTTGTGGGCACAGTTTGGGTGCTGGCCGTGCTTGATACAGCCTGGAATGTTTACCTGGCCCTGACCCTTGAAGGTCAATTGGCTTCAAAGTATAGCGGTTTTATCCC
This window contains:
- a CDS encoding GNAT family N-acetyltransferase, giving the protein MPANSFDIQIAHSIEEVGQAAWDDLAGGHPFAHYRWYRYAEAVLADDLPIYIILAHSGRPVARATFWLKRQEAIELSSKLARRLVEMILRRWPLLVCRTPLVDMPGLILPDPPLREAARQVITQVAQEQARRYRASFLVFDYLEREETERPGWANILIPTTLPDPGTHLDITWPDFESYLQHLSKKTRRQYRLNCNRAADLGIEIKRHAPPAPDETTLEQAVSLIHAVETYHGSPPTPWTQPMLSHAGMVEATWLTAELEGRLVGCATFFQDGATGLMTMLGRDYEVQYAYFQLIYEAICCTIEAGVRVLRGGSGAYEMKERLGFQVESNNYLAYATHHRGLQWLACRLTPE